The following coding sequences are from one Calothrix sp. PCC 6303 window:
- a CDS encoding relaxase/mobilization nuclease domain-containing protein, giving the protein MIANQLKNRSFRSTLDYVLEKEEAEIIDSNMGGYNSRQLAKEFSAARRMRPKFQRACGHIILSIPHRDASHPQGEYHEHLDDEKYTDIAQRWLKRMEFLGDGLHKSQYVIARHHDTNHEHIHIIASRIRMDGSVVPDSWDYRRSEVVVRQLEKEFGLEQVPCSNEQVAQKVQEISGIDTTVCDTPETKPLVDDIPVGSPYRDRRAQTKKQKHHFSGKPPVTQLLADAIDAATKDKPTVTELITRLQQQDITVHPSFSTQGKFKDAIAYSMNGVKVAGWKLGKAYSFPGLLQRRGVDYQAERDMAALRTAQLGLLVKLSAPHKKVDDGFRNFDASSQQQVFDDEFNNFDKNNQQFFNNELSAIQENSYQPDKHYKLNTERSNSHQFFNNELSADQGNSQQPDKHYKLNAEHSNKQKQDKDDKTTVSQRANQQKSKDDKAIAVKITDQQLVKENKPTAAQETNLIQSEYATKIAPTIQLFWQMQKRPQHIEGNHYSITLEENILTLTRKSGEKIAALSVDNSSPPQGFGLTESDLERFLDLQRILAERIELQKRQKNRGIEY; this is encoded by the coding sequence GTGATTGCCAACCAATTAAAAAACCGCAGTTTCCGTTCCACCCTCGACTACGTACTGGAAAAAGAAGAAGCTGAAATTATTGACAGCAACATGGGTGGGTATAATTCCCGACAATTGGCAAAGGAATTTAGCGCAGCCAGACGAATGCGACCGAAATTCCAACGGGCTTGCGGTCACATAATTTTGTCCATCCCCCACCGCGATGCATCTCACCCACAGGGGGAATACCACGAGCATTTAGATGATGAAAAATACACGGATATTGCCCAGCGCTGGTTAAAAAGGATGGAATTCCTGGGGGATGGGCTGCACAAAAGCCAGTACGTAATTGCCCGTCACCACGACACAAACCACGAACACATCCATATAATTGCCAGCCGGATTCGCATGGATGGGTCAGTTGTACCCGACTCCTGGGATTACCGTCGCAGCGAAGTGGTAGTGCGGCAATTAGAGAAAGAATTTGGCTTGGAACAAGTACCCTGTAGCAACGAACAAGTAGCACAGAAAGTTCAAGAGATATCGGGAATTGACACAACCGTTTGCGATACTCCTGAAACAAAACCTCTTGTGGACGATATTCCTGTAGGGAGTCCTTACCGCGATCGCCGTGCCCAAACTAAAAAACAGAAACATCATTTTAGCGGTAAACCACCCGTCACCCAATTGCTAGCCGATGCTATCGACGCAGCAACTAAAGACAAACCCACTGTCACCGAACTAATTACCCGACTCCAACAACAGGATATTACAGTACATCCTAGCTTTAGCACCCAGGGGAAATTTAAAGACGCGATCGCTTATTCCATGAATGGGGTAAAGGTGGCTGGTTGGAAATTGGGCAAGGCTTATAGTTTCCCCGGATTGCTCCAGCGACGGGGTGTGGATTATCAGGCAGAAAGGGATATGGCAGCATTGAGAACAGCACAATTGGGGCTGTTGGTAAAACTGTCTGCTCCCCATAAAAAAGTAGATGATGGGTTTAGGAACTTTGACGCAAGTAGCCAGCAGCAGGTTTTTGATGACGAATTTAATAACTTTGATAAAAATAATCAGCAGTTTTTTAATAACGAATTAAGTGCCATCCAAGAAAATAGTTATCAGCCAGATAAACATTACAAATTAAATACCGAGCGCTCAAATAGCCACCAGTTTTTTAATAACGAATTAAGTGCTGACCAGGGAAATAGCCAGCAGCCAGATAAACATTACAAATTAAATGCCGAGCATTCAAATAAGCAAAAGCAAGATAAAGATGATAAAACAACTGTTAGTCAAAGAGCTAACCAACAAAAAAGTAAAGATGATAAAGCAATTGCGGTTAAAATAACAGACCAACAACTTGTTAAAGAGAATAAACCAACTGCTGCCCAGGAAACAAACCTTATTCAGAGCGAATATGCTACCAAAATCGCTCCTACCATCCAACTATTTTGGCAAATGCAAAAACGACCTCAACATATTGAGGGTAATCACTACAGCATTACATTGGAGGAAAACATCTTAACGCTAACGCGCAAAAGTGGTGAAAAGATTGCTGCGCTATCCGTGGACAACAGTTCGCCACCTCAAGGATTTGGTTTGACCGAATCTGATTTGGAGAGATTTTTAGATTTGCAACGAATACTTGCGGAGCGCATCGAACTTCAAAAGCGCCAAAAAAATCGAGGAATTGAATATTAG